A genomic region of Desulfosarcina ovata subsp. ovata contains the following coding sequences:
- a CDS encoding molybdopterin biosynthesis protein: MNTKRNVYLNMKPLDEALKILFDHFPATGSMAAEWVSPPDAVGRVLAEPVFATVSSPNFHAAAMDGVAVKAVDTFGASQTRPKELAVGTQAKFINTGHVMPEGTDVVIMIENIQTVGEDRIRIEAPAFPWQHVRKMGEDIVATELLYPRGHVVTPYCIGALIAGGVYQVPVRRKPRVLIIPTGSELVDWRVTDPKDLKPGQVLESNAFVLERMIQACGAEAIRHDRVIDDLDLIRQTVADAVAGDVDMVMTIGGSSAGSKDYALPMLKDLGEMLVHGVTIMPGKPVILGDIQGKPFFGIPGYPVSAIIICEQFVQPLIKRMIGVADDPRPTVAVVPTRKIASKLGVEEFLRVKLGQVGENIVATPLPRGAGTITSITEADGIIRIPRQSEGIKDNDPVVAELIKPLSAIKNTIVIVGSHDNTLDVLADQLRAGDAALTLSSSHVGSMGGLMAVKRGVCHLAGAHLLDTETGLYNLAYIRRYLPDTPVRLVNLVMRDQGLIVPKGNPKGIQGIEDLGRDDITFINRQGGSGTRILLDYRLGQIGLSPENINGYSDEEFTHMNVAVAVLSGSADAGLGIYAAAKALDLDFIPVVTEQYDLVIPQVHLESKNIQTLLATIQTPVFKKRVEALGGYSMEKTGTVTTP, translated from the coding sequence GTGAATACCAAGCGCAACGTTTATCTCAACATGAAACCACTGGATGAAGCCCTGAAAATCCTCTTCGACCACTTTCCGGCCACCGGCAGCATGGCCGCCGAATGGGTATCGCCGCCCGACGCCGTGGGCCGTGTGCTGGCCGAACCGGTTTTCGCCACCGTCTCATCGCCCAACTTCCACGCCGCCGCCATGGACGGGGTGGCGGTCAAGGCCGTGGACACTTTCGGTGCCAGCCAGACCCGGCCCAAGGAACTGGCCGTGGGCACCCAGGCCAAGTTTATCAATACCGGTCACGTCATGCCCGAGGGCACGGATGTCGTGATCATGATCGAAAACATCCAGACCGTCGGCGAGGATCGTATCCGTATCGAGGCACCGGCCTTTCCCTGGCAGCATGTGCGCAAGATGGGTGAGGATATCGTGGCCACCGAGCTGCTCTATCCCCGTGGCCACGTGGTGACCCCCTACTGCATCGGCGCCCTGATCGCCGGCGGCGTCTACCAGGTGCCGGTCAGGCGCAAACCGCGCGTGCTGATCATTCCCACCGGTTCCGAACTGGTGGACTGGCGCGTCACCGACCCCAAGGATCTCAAACCCGGTCAGGTGCTGGAAAGCAACGCATTCGTGCTGGAACGTATGATCCAGGCCTGCGGCGCGGAAGCCATCCGGCATGACCGCGTCATCGACGATCTGGACCTCATTCGCCAAACTGTGGCCGATGCCGTGGCCGGCGACGTAGACATGGTCATGACCATTGGCGGTTCGTCGGCCGGCTCCAAGGACTACGCGCTGCCCATGCTCAAGGACCTGGGCGAGATGCTGGTCCACGGGGTCACCATCATGCCCGGCAAGCCGGTAATTTTGGGCGACATCCAAGGCAAGCCCTTTTTCGGTATTCCCGGCTACCCGGTGTCGGCGATCATCATCTGCGAGCAGTTTGTCCAGCCCCTGATCAAACGCATGATCGGCGTGGCCGATGATCCGCGCCCAACCGTGGCGGTGGTGCCCACGCGCAAGATCGCTTCCAAGTTGGGCGTGGAAGAATTTCTGCGCGTCAAGCTGGGCCAGGTAGGCGAGAACATCGTGGCCACGCCCCTGCCCCGCGGGGCCGGCACGATCACCAGCATCACCGAGGCCGACGGCATTATCCGCATTCCGCGCCAGTCCGAAGGCATCAAGGACAACGACCCGGTGGTCGCCGAACTGATCAAGCCCCTGTCGGCCATTAAGAACACCATCGTCATCGTGGGCAGCCATGACAACACCCTGGACGTGCTGGCCGACCAGCTGCGGGCCGGCGACGCGGCCCTGACGCTCTCCTCCAGCCACGTGGGCAGCATGGGCGGCCTCATGGCCGTCAAACGCGGCGTGTGCCACCTGGCCGGCGCCCACCTGCTGGACACCGAGACCGGTCTCTACAATCTCGCCTACATCCGTCGCTACCTGCCCGACACCCCGGTTCGGCTGGTCAACCTGGTGATGCGCGACCAGGGCCTCATCGTCCCCAAAGGCAACCCCAAGGGTATCCAGGGCATCGAGGATCTGGGACGCGACGACATCACCTTCATCAACCGTCAGGGCGGATCGGGCACGCGCATCCTTCTGGATTACCGGCTGGGCCAGATCGGCCTTTCCCCGGAAAACATCAACGGCTATTCGGACGAAGAGTTCACCCATATGAATGTGGCCGTGGCCGTGCTCAGCGGCAGTGCCGATGCCGGACTGGGCATCTATGCCGCCGCCAAGGCCCTGGACCTCGACTTCATCCCCGTGGTCACCGAACAGTACGACCTGGTGATTCCACAGGTTCATCTGGAATCGAAAAACATTCAGACCCTGCTGGCGACCATCCAGACACCGGTATTCAAAAAGCGGGTGGAGGCCCTGGGCGGGTACAGTATGGAGAAGACGGGAACGGTGACGACGCCGTAA
- a CDS encoding AAA family ATPase: MAVITVSRQFGAGGITLGKMVADELGYTFADNYVVQRVAKEANVSTHWVESFEKEAGSKLSRFISSMVSQRWLDRVLGDERGYLDEQIYLDYLVLIIAQFADEGNVVILGRGSQYILNDHPDAVHVLLVDEPENRIKFMMDRYEMDRKKAERTVNNEDRRRASLYKRLGKADYEDPRLYDLVLNMSQMTLETARDRVCDLAKQKNAES, encoded by the coding sequence ATGGCGGTCATTACCGTATCAAGGCAGTTCGGCGCTGGCGGCATCACCCTCGGTAAAATGGTGGCTGATGAATTGGGGTATACCTTTGCCGATAATTATGTCGTTCAACGTGTGGCCAAGGAGGCGAATGTTTCCACCCATTGGGTCGAATCCTTTGAAAAGGAGGCCGGCAGCAAACTTTCCCGCTTTATTTCCAGCATGGTCTCCCAGCGCTGGTTGGACCGTGTACTGGGAGATGAGCGAGGCTACCTGGATGAACAGATCTATCTGGACTACCTGGTGCTGATCATTGCCCAATTTGCCGATGAGGGCAATGTGGTGATTTTGGGACGGGGAAGCCAGTACATTCTCAACGACCATCCCGATGCGGTCCACGTCTTATTGGTGGACGAACCCGAAAACCGTATAAAATTTATGATGGACCGGTACGAAATGGACCGGAAGAAAGCAGAACGAACGGTGAACAACGAAGATCGCAGACGGGCGAGCCTATACAAACGGCTGGGGAAGGCTGACTATGAAGACCCGCGATTATACGATCTCGTGCTCAACATGAGCCAAATGACGCTGGAAACGGCTCGGGATAGGGTCTGCGATTTGGCGAAACAAAAAAACGCTGAGTCATAA
- a CDS encoding archease yields the protein MKKPYTLLDHTADLRIRISGGDMAELFANAALALADLICDPNTLISDETLTIEIEGNDPADLMVNYLRELLYQWTGNEKLINTVDILNISDNALSARLHTTRYNADQHAILSEIKAVTYHQIAVEPAADGWQATVVFDT from the coding sequence ATGAAAAAGCCATACACCCTTCTGGATCACACCGCCGACCTGCGGATCCGCATTAGCGGCGGTGACATGGCCGAATTGTTCGCAAACGCCGCCCTGGCCCTGGCCGATCTGATCTGCGATCCGAATACGCTCATATCCGATGAGACCCTGACCATTGAGATTGAAGGCAACGATCCGGCCGATCTGATGGTCAATTATCTGCGCGAGTTGCTGTACCAGTGGACGGGCAACGAAAAGCTGATTAACACGGTGGACATTCTCAACATCTCAGACAACGCATTGTCAGCCCGGCTCCACACAACGCGCTATAACGCCGATCAGCACGCCATCTTAAGCGAAATCAAAGCCGTCACCTACCATCAGATCGCCGTGGAACCGGCGGCAGATGGCTGGCAGGCCACCGTGGTGTTTGATACCTGA
- a CDS encoding acyl-CoA dehydrogenase family protein, with translation MTDFKIDTRDVFYILKEQLNYAALCDLAPFADLNEKTLDLMVNEAIHFAKGVLDPLNRIAEETPLAFTNGEVRCPAEFKEAFWQYGNDGWTAAVGDPAYGGQGFPLMMRIVINEMMYGACQAFNSAPSLTFGAARLIHSFGSESLKQLFVSKMFSGCCCG, from the coding sequence ATGACTGATTTTAAAATCGACACCAGGGATGTTTTTTACATTCTCAAAGAACAGCTCAATTACGCGGCCCTATGCGATCTGGCGCCATTTGCGGATCTGAACGAAAAAACCCTTGACCTCATGGTAAACGAAGCGATTCATTTCGCCAAAGGCGTCCTCGACCCCCTGAATCGGATTGCCGAAGAGACTCCGTTGGCATTTACAAATGGGGAGGTCCGCTGCCCGGCTGAATTCAAAGAGGCGTTTTGGCAGTATGGAAACGATGGCTGGACCGCCGCAGTCGGTGATCCAGCCTACGGTGGCCAGGGATTCCCGCTGATGATGCGCATTGTGATCAATGAAATGATGTATGGTGCCTGCCAGGCCTTCAACAGCGCCCCGAGTCTGACATTCGGCGCGGCCCGGTTGATTCACAGCTTCGGCAGCGAGTCGCTCAAGCAGCTTTTTGTGTCCAAGATGTTCAGCGGATGCTGCTGTGGATGA
- a CDS encoding queuosine precursor transporter, with amino-acid sequence MEKMNTITPTDRPFIILLSIFIGSITIASVLANKIITVAGLYVPAGVLAYSVTFICTDVISEIWGRERANDVVFGGFMALVGVLILVQLSLAWPKAPFWDNAGAFNSVLGSTSRIIVASFIAYLVSQYHDVWAFHFWKKKTDNRHLWLRNNLSTAVSQFLDSFIFITIAFYGVMPIGSLIVGQWIVKMAIAVLDTPVVYFIVYLIRRKCGIHPGNVSGVTVS; translated from the coding sequence ATGGAAAAGATGAATACCATTACCCCAACTGATCGACCCTTTATCATTCTGCTGAGCATTTTTATCGGCAGTATCACCATTGCATCCGTGCTGGCCAACAAAATCATTACCGTTGCCGGGCTGTATGTGCCGGCAGGGGTGCTGGCCTATTCGGTCACGTTTATCTGTACCGACGTGATCAGTGAAATCTGGGGCCGGGAGCGGGCCAACGACGTGGTCTTTGGTGGCTTCATGGCGCTGGTGGGGGTGTTGATTCTGGTGCAGTTGAGCCTGGCCTGGCCCAAGGCCCCGTTTTGGGACAACGCCGGCGCGTTCAACTCCGTGCTGGGGTCGACAAGCCGTATTATCGTGGCCTCGTTTATTGCCTACCTGGTCAGCCAGTACCACGATGTCTGGGCGTTTCACTTCTGGAAGAAGAAAACCGACAATCGCCACCTGTGGTTGCGCAACAACCTTTCAACGGCTGTTTCCCAATTTCTGGATTCATTCATTTTCATCACCATCGCTTTTTACGGGGTGATGCCCATCGGCTCGCTGATCGTCGGTCAATGGATCGTCAAAATGGCCATCGCCGTGCTGGATACGCCGGTGGTGTATTTCATCGTTTATCTGATCCGCAGGAAATGCGGCATCCATCCGGGTAATGTCTCAGGGGTGACAGTATCTTAG
- a CDS encoding acyl-CoA dehydrogenase C-terminal domain-containing protein — protein sequence MKATADEMRSMVYTAAFWEDLSKGLPPGPEKIRYQNLIDFMTPILKAYCSDTGVRVCETAMQCLGGYGYCRDYPIERYLRDVKIMSLYEGTNGIQSMDLMGRKMLIRDGGCLKAFQEEIDGFCATHRNHPVLKNQVAQLASTAGELWSCAMEMRAQMKTDPLQWASTTYPALLAFGDLTMAWRLLDMAVIASDRATKNGRKNDFFKGKVYQATWFVDTTLPHTIARIGTFLRQGREIVDIPDNAF from the coding sequence ATGAAAGCGACCGCGGATGAGATGCGCTCGATGGTTTACACCGCTGCCTTTTGGGAAGACCTGTCCAAGGGGCTGCCGCCCGGGCCTGAAAAAATACGCTACCAGAACCTGATCGACTTTATGACTCCGATTCTGAAAGCCTACTGTTCGGATACGGGTGTTCGCGTTTGTGAAACGGCCATGCAGTGCCTGGGCGGGTACGGATACTGCCGGGATTATCCCATTGAACGCTATCTGCGCGACGTCAAAATCATGTCCTTGTACGAGGGAACCAACGGCATCCAGTCAATGGATCTAATGGGACGTAAGATGCTGATCAGAGATGGCGGCTGCCTGAAAGCCTTTCAGGAGGAGATCGACGGCTTTTGCGCCACCCACCGGAATCACCCTGTCCTTAAAAATCAGGTCGCTCAACTGGCGTCCACCGCGGGCGAGCTCTGGTCGTGCGCCATGGAAATGCGCGCGCAAATGAAAACCGACCCGCTCCAATGGGCCTCGACCACTTACCCGGCGCTGCTGGCGTTCGGAGACCTGACCATGGCCTGGCGGCTATTGGATATGGCGGTCATTGCCTCTGACCGGGCCACTAAAAACGGAAGAAAAAATGATTTTTTCAAAGGCAAAGTGTATCAGGCGACCTGGTTCGTTGACACCACCCTGCCCCACACGATAGCCAGAATCGGCACCTTCCTGCGCCAAGGCCGTGAAATCGTAGATATTCCGGACAATGCTTTTTAA
- a CDS encoding enoyl-CoA hydratase-related protein, translating into MNRPEKYNACTSLTLLELNKALTDAWVDATVGVVVFTGTGEKAFCTGGDQSIRDKSGYAGFIAALPVEVGWQTVSHLIRSIPKPVIARVNGYAIGGGHVFQVVCDLSIAAETAKLGQAGPKVGSFDPGYGTGDLVRAVGLKKAKEIWYMCQLYTAHEALEMGLVNKVVPLDHLDSEVDQWCQALLEKSPTALKMLKYAFHAETDGVAGITNLGVGGLSMYYGTDESLEGRNAFMEKRKPDYSNYRK; encoded by the coding sequence ATCAATCGGCCCGAAAAATACAATGCCTGTACGTCTCTGACGCTTCTGGAACTGAACAAGGCGCTGACGGATGCCTGGGTCGATGCCACCGTTGGGGTGGTGGTGTTTACCGGTACCGGCGAGAAGGCCTTTTGCACCGGCGGCGATCAGTCCATCAGGGATAAAAGCGGGTATGCCGGCTTCATTGCGGCGCTGCCGGTGGAAGTTGGCTGGCAGACCGTGTCCCATCTGATCCGGAGCATCCCCAAACCGGTCATCGCCCGGGTGAATGGCTACGCCATCGGCGGCGGGCACGTATTTCAGGTCGTCTGTGATTTGTCGATTGCCGCCGAAACCGCCAAACTGGGCCAGGCCGGACCCAAGGTCGGCAGCTTCGATCCGGGATATGGAACCGGTGACCTGGTAAGGGCGGTCGGATTGAAGAAGGCGAAGGAAATTTGGTATATGTGCCAGCTGTACACGGCCCATGAGGCACTCGAAATGGGGTTGGTCAATAAGGTGGTGCCCTTGGATCATCTGGACAGCGAAGTCGACCAATGGTGTCAGGCACTTTTGGAAAAAAGTCCCACGGCCCTTAAAATGCTCAAATATGCCTTCCACGCTGAGACCGACGGGGTTGCGGGAATCACCAATCTGGGTGTTGGTGGATTGAGTATGTATTATGGAACCGATGAATCCCTGGAAGGCAGAAATGCCTTTATGGAAAAACGAAAACCCGATTATTCCAACTATCGCAAATAA
- a CDS encoding GAF domain-containing protein has translation MKDHEMHYATLIQLTGAISQCKDPEEVAYLTAGGVKNAFKVKGCSIFLIKKGTRELGLTASVGLSDEYLDKGPVAYMQEITEAKDQVPIAIYDVQDDPRIQYPEAAKKEGIASLLGVPIIAGNNVIGALRVYTSEPWEFSIQDITILQAVAQICGMAMDMCRMYKGYKTSIEILKNLKGKAAFVLPDVV, from the coding sequence ATGAAAGATCATGAAATGCATTATGCGACGCTCATTCAATTGACGGGTGCAATCTCACAATGTAAAGATCCTGAGGAAGTCGCTTATTTAACGGCAGGAGGGGTAAAGAATGCTTTCAAAGTTAAAGGGTGCTCCATATTTTTGATCAAGAAAGGAACCCGTGAATTGGGTTTGACAGCTTCTGTCGGGTTGAGCGATGAGTATTTAGACAAGGGGCCGGTCGCTTATATGCAAGAAATAACGGAAGCAAAAGACCAGGTGCCGATTGCGATTTACGACGTACAAGATGATCCGCGGATTCAATATCCCGAGGCAGCCAAAAAAGAAGGAATTGCGTCCCTGCTGGGTGTCCCGATTATTGCAGGCAACAATGTTATTGGCGCACTGCGTGTGTATACGTCCGAACCTTGGGAATTCTCAATCCAAGACATCACCATACTGCAGGCCGTCGCTCAAATATGTGGGATGGCGATGGATATGTGCCGCATGTACAAAGGATATAAGACAAGTATTGAAATTCTTAAGAACCTCAAGGGGAAAGCGGCCTTCGTATTGCCTGATGTGGTTTAA
- a CDS encoding NADP-dependent isocitrate dehydrogenase yields MKPSSIIWTKTDEAPALASASLLPIVRSFLKHAGIDIEEYDISLAGRILANFADFLPDDREMPDYLARLEELVQQPGTNVIKLPNISASVPQLTAAIKELQNKGYPVPDYPEAPQTPEEEKLKQRFSKVLGSAVNPVLREGNADRRAAASVKAFALKNPHKMMKPWPETGSVTQVVHMTEKDFFGSEKSVVQGKACTARIEFHPEAGEAIVLKNRLDLNEDEVLDTSVMNVQALRDFYASQLDVAKGKKALLSLHLKATMMKVSDPIMFGHCVAVFFKDLLDKHPKTLEDLEVNLNNGIADLLEKIERLPEALKNGIIAEIKATFESQPDLAMVDSDKGITNLHRPNNVIIDASMPNIIRDGGKMWNKEGKLQDTIAVIPDRSYATMYQMVIEDCKAHGQFDPATMGNVSNVGLMAKKAEEYGSHDKTFVAPGDGVIKLMDDQNNCIMAQTVETGDIFRMCRTQDEAIRDWVKLGIARARATGAPAVFWLNPERAHDARIIEKVNAYLPLHDTGGLDIHIMTPDEAMQFTLGRVREGKDTISVTGNILRDYLTDLFPILELGTSSRMLSIVPLLKGGGLFETGAGGSAPKHVQQFLEEGHLRWDSLGEYCALVPSLELAAKMDGNAKAALFGRALDHAIGIYLENGKSPSRKVKEIDNRGATFYIALYWAKQLAAQDEDKVVKDIFSPVAKALHENEAAIAEDLLAAQGGKVDIGGYYYPDPAMTDKHMRPSPVFNQIVDRL; encoded by the coding sequence ATGAAACCATCTTCGATCATCTGGACCAAAACCGACGAAGCCCCGGCGTTGGCGAGCGCTTCATTACTTCCCATTGTTCGTTCATTTTTGAAGCATGCCGGTATCGACATTGAAGAGTACGATATCTCTCTTGCCGGGAGAATTCTTGCCAATTTCGCTGATTTTTTGCCAGATGATCGGGAAATGCCGGACTACCTTGCCCGACTGGAAGAATTGGTTCAACAGCCCGGAACCAATGTAATCAAATTGCCCAATATCTCCGCCTCGGTCCCCCAGCTTACCGCTGCGATCAAGGAGCTCCAGAACAAAGGATACCCTGTTCCGGACTATCCTGAAGCACCTCAAACACCGGAGGAGGAAAAGCTGAAGCAGCGCTTTTCAAAAGTGCTGGGATCGGCGGTCAACCCAGTCCTCAGGGAGGGCAATGCCGACCGGCGGGCGGCAGCTTCGGTAAAGGCCTTCGCCCTTAAAAATCCTCATAAGATGATGAAACCCTGGCCCGAGACCGGTTCCGTTACCCAGGTGGTCCATATGACGGAAAAGGATTTTTTCGGCAGCGAAAAATCCGTTGTTCAGGGAAAGGCTTGCACGGCCCGCATCGAATTTCACCCGGAAGCGGGGGAGGCCATTGTTCTCAAGAATCGGTTGGACCTGAACGAAGACGAGGTGTTGGATACCTCGGTGATGAATGTCCAGGCCCTGCGCGATTTTTACGCAAGCCAGCTTGACGTGGCCAAGGGAAAAAAGGCTCTGCTCTCGCTCCACCTGAAGGCCACTATGATGAAAGTGTCCGACCCCATCATGTTCGGCCATTGCGTCGCCGTTTTTTTCAAGGATCTTTTGGACAAACACCCAAAAACCTTGGAGGATCTGGAGGTCAACCTGAACAACGGCATCGCGGACCTTCTGGAAAAAATCGAACGTCTGCCGGAAGCGCTTAAAAACGGGATCATAGCGGAGATCAAGGCGACATTCGAATCCCAGCCCGATCTTGCCATGGTGGATTCGGACAAGGGGATCACCAACCTCCATCGTCCCAACAACGTCATCATCGACGCCTCCATGCCCAACATCATCCGGGACGGCGGGAAAATGTGGAACAAGGAGGGGAAACTTCAGGATACCATCGCCGTGATCCCGGACAGGAGCTACGCCACCATGTACCAGATGGTGATCGAGGACTGCAAGGCACACGGCCAGTTCGATCCGGCCACCATGGGCAACGTCTCCAATGTGGGACTGATGGCCAAAAAAGCCGAGGAGTATGGCTCGCACGACAAAACCTTTGTGGCTCCCGGCGACGGTGTCATCAAGCTCATGGATGATCAGAACAACTGCATCATGGCCCAGACGGTGGAAACCGGGGATATCTTTCGCATGTGCCGAACCCAGGACGAGGCCATCCGTGACTGGGTAAAGTTGGGCATTGCACGGGCCCGGGCTACGGGCGCGCCGGCCGTGTTCTGGCTTAATCCCGAACGGGCGCACGATGCCCGCATCATCGAAAAGGTTAACGCCTATCTTCCCCTGCATGACACTGGCGGCCTCGATATCCATATCATGACGCCGGACGAAGCCATGCAGTTCACCCTTGGCAGGGTCCGGGAGGGAAAAGACACGATTTCGGTAACCGGCAACATCCTCAGGGATTATCTGACGGACCTGTTTCCCATCCTGGAGCTTGGAACCAGTTCCCGAATGCTCTCCATTGTTCCCCTACTCAAGGGGGGCGGATTGTTTGAAACCGGTGCCGGCGGTTCCGCCCCCAAGCATGTGCAGCAGTTTCTGGAAGAGGGGCACTTAAGGTGGGATTCCCTTGGCGAATACTGCGCGTTGGTGCCCTCCCTGGAGCTTGCGGCGAAGATGGATGGCAACGCCAAGGCAGCCCTGTTCGGCCGGGCTCTGGACCATGCCATCGGCATTTACCTGGAAAACGGAAAAAGCCCTTCCCGTAAAGTCAAGGAGATCGATAATCGGGGAGCAACCTTCTATATCGCTCTTTATTGGGCGAAGCAGCTTGCCGCCCAAGACGAAGACAAGGTCGTGAAAGATATCTTTTCGCCGGTCGCTAAAGCGCTCCATGAAAATGAAGCCGCCATTGCAGAGGACCTTTTGGCCGCCCAAGGCGGCAAGGTGGATATCGGGGGTTATTACTATCCGGACCCGGCAATGACCGATAAGCATATGCGGCCCAGTCCGGTATTTAACCAAATCGTGGATCGGTTATGA
- a CDS encoding response regulator: MSKKVLIVDDDPDVRMFNATVVEECGYTPIEAANGEEGLKILKKNPPDLVTLDVLMPKQNGLRLYRELKSNKSLVGIPVIMLSGIAKRTFLRSQKALTEFGGKAVPEPESYLEKPVEPDDLAREIKKFLD, from the coding sequence ATGAGCAAAAAAGTGTTGATTGTGGACGACGACCCGGATGTGCGGATGTTTAACGCTACTGTCGTGGAGGAGTGTGGTTACACACCGATCGAGGCAGCCAATGGTGAAGAGGGGCTGAAAATCCTTAAAAAAAATCCACCGGATTTGGTGACCTTGGACGTTCTTATGCCCAAACAGAACGGCCTTCGCCTTTATCGGGAGTTGAAATCGAATAAGTCATTGGTTGGCATTCCTGTAATCATGCTGTCCGGTATTGCCAAACGCACATTTTTACGCTCCCAGAAGGCGCTGACCGAATTTGGCGGTAAGGCCGTTCCCGAACCAGAAAGCTACCTGGAAAAACCCGTCGAACCGGATGATCTCGCCCGGGAAATCAAAAAATTCCTGGACTAA
- the glp gene encoding gephyrin-like molybdotransferase Glp, with product MKEFFNVETIEAVLAQVADFPVVDTEEIPLAECLGRVLAEEIASDVDIPDFNRSTMDGFAVRASSTFGASEANPAYLAVKGQISMGVRPDMTIGPGEVARIATGGMLPEGADSVIMVEHTDILDDTTIEAYRSVAPGQNTIEKGEDILKSEPALPRGRRIRPQEAGLIAACGRTMVTVFRRPMVGIISTGDEVVPVTQAPGQGQIRDINSHSLSGQVLEAGGVPVTFGIVKDSRDDLMERCQRALQTTDMVLISGGSSVGARDFTVEVLDALPDTGILVHGISISPGKPTILARSGHKPFWGLPGHAVSAMVVFAVVVRPFLDRLCGLSQATKKFPVQAVLNRNLASAQGRVDYVRVRLFESDGTVMADPILGKSGLIHTMVKADGLIAIGMNTEGLYQGSVVEVIPL from the coding sequence ATGAAAGAATTTTTCAATGTTGAAACCATCGAAGCGGTCCTCGCCCAGGTGGCTGACTTTCCCGTAGTGGATACGGAGGAAATCCCCCTGGCCGAATGCCTCGGACGGGTGCTGGCCGAAGAGATCGCCAGCGATGTGGACATTCCCGATTTCAACCGCTCCACCATGGATGGGTTTGCCGTCAGGGCATCCTCCACCTTTGGCGCATCCGAGGCCAACCCGGCCTATCTTGCCGTCAAGGGCCAGATTTCCATGGGCGTCCGCCCCGACATGACCATCGGTCCGGGCGAGGTAGCCCGCATCGCCACCGGCGGTATGCTGCCCGAGGGGGCGGACAGCGTCATCATGGTGGAGCACACCGACATACTGGACGACACCACCATTGAGGCCTATCGCAGCGTGGCACCGGGCCAGAACACTATCGAAAAAGGCGAGGATATCCTTAAAAGCGAGCCGGCCCTGCCCCGGGGACGCCGCATCCGGCCACAGGAGGCCGGTCTGATCGCCGCCTGCGGCCGCACGATGGTGACCGTGTTCCGGCGCCCCATGGTGGGCATTATCTCCACCGGTGACGAAGTGGTACCGGTGACCCAGGCTCCCGGCCAGGGCCAGATCCGTGACATCAACTCCCACAGCCTGTCCGGGCAGGTTCTGGAGGCCGGCGGCGTGCCGGTGACCTTCGGCATCGTCAAGGACAGCCGCGACGATCTGATGGAACGTTGCCAGCGGGCCCTGCAGACCACCGACATGGTGCTGATCTCCGGCGGCAGTTCGGTGGGGGCGCGGGATTTTACCGTAGAGGTGCTCGATGCCCTGCCCGACACCGGAATCCTGGTCCACGGCATCTCCATCAGCCCCGGCAAACCCACGATCCTGGCCCGTTCCGGCCACAAACCCTTCTGGGGGCTCCCCGGCCACGCGGTCTCGGCCATGGTGGTCTTTGCTGTGGTGGTGCGCCCCTTTCTGGATCGATTGTGCGGGCTGTCGCAGGCCACAAAAAAGTTCCCCGTGCAGGCCGTCCTGAACCGCAACCTGGCTTCGGCCCAGGGACGCGTGGATTACGTCCGGGTGAGGCTTTTCGAATCCGACGGAACGGTCATGGCCGATCCGATTCTGGGCAAATCCGGTCTGATTCACACCATGGTCAAGGCCGATGGGTTGATCGCCATCGGCATGAATACGGAAGGGTTGTACCAGGGCTCGGTGGTCGAGGTGATACCGCTTTAA